The proteins below come from a single Dehalococcoidia bacterium genomic window:
- the otsB gene encoding trehalose-phosphatase, giving the protein MALPLRAPSVLAPALRRPFGLFLNLNGTIAPIAPHPDAAVVLEPARRVLDQLVKELDLIVVVTGSPVAQARRMVGVPGIIYVGNHGSEGLGEEESGASPADSRLWRAAEEAARRLADPEVFLEAKGQAVAIHFRGVRNRRATRKLLLAALHAGAQRRQYRLIEGRCLIELRPAESRDKGDAVAALLTERGIKGGLYIGDDASDVPAFRAVQRLCAAGGFGIAVGVASDEAPTAVADAADFLVEDVEGVVRILEWLCGKIARVSRGR; this is encoded by the coding sequence GTGGCCCTGCCCCTTCGCGCCCCTTCGGTGCTTGCCCCCGCACTGCGCCGTCCGTTCGGCCTTTTCCTCAATCTGAACGGGACAATCGCGCCGATTGCTCCTCATCCCGACGCGGCGGTTGTGCTTGAGCCAGCACGGCGAGTGCTGGACCAGCTCGTGAAGGAGCTGGACCTCATCGTCGTCGTCACGGGATCCCCGGTGGCGCAGGCGCGGCGGATGGTGGGGGTGCCGGGGATTATCTACGTCGGCAATCATGGGAGCGAGGGTCTTGGGGAAGAAGAGAGCGGGGCGTCGCCGGCAGATTCTCGTCTCTGGCGGGCGGCGGAAGAGGCGGCGCGTCGTCTTGCCGACCCCGAGGTGTTTCTCGAAGCCAAAGGGCAGGCGGTCGCCATTCACTTTCGGGGCGTGCGCAATCGACGGGCGACCCGGAAGCTCCTCTTGGCCGCGCTGCATGCCGGTGCGCAGCGCCGTCAGTATCGGCTGATCGAAGGGCGCTGCCTGATTGAGCTCCGGCCGGCAGAAAGCCGCGATAAGGGAGATGCGGTTGCGGCCCTCCTGACCGAGCGTGGGATCAAAGGCGGCCTCTACATCGGGGATGATGCCAGCGATGTGCCCGCCTTTCGTGCCGTGCAGCGCCTCTGCGCTGCCGGAGGGTTCGGCATCGCTGTCGGAGTGGCGAGCGACGAAGCGCCGACGGCGGTTGCCGATGCCGCTGATTTTCTCGTGGAGGATGTCGAGGGGGTCGTCCGCATCTTAGAGTGGCTCTGCGGCAAGATAGCCCGGGTCTCTCGCGGTCGTTGA
- a CDS encoding hydantoinase/oxoprolinase family protein: MPYRLGVDVGGTFTDLVLTDDASGRLYRAKTSSTPADQSLGVLEGIEKVCRIAGISPSQIAEIRHGTTVGLNTVLTGTGATVGLITTKGFRHILRIARSRTPGPLAGWITMIPQDPPALVENTIEADERMSAKGEVIRPLNETQLWEDLQRLLKRSKIEAITVSLINSYANPAHELRIRDIIRDLAPDLPVTLSSEILPEFREYERTLTASLNAYVAPQVGRYLDSLQTRLRQRGVPARVSLLRSDGGLMTLEAAKERPVNALVSGPVGGVAGALFVCRMAGYHNILTIDVGGTSTDVALCINGEPDIGRQTVVGQFTVRIPAMEVRTVGAGGGSIAHVPELTRALRVGPQSAGADPGPACYLKGGTEPTVTDANLVLGYLTPKLIGGEIILDINAARRAVQKIADALGLDLYRAAEGIFNVVNENMLGALRLVSVQRGYDPRDFALVAFGGAGPLHANAIAKVLGSWPVIIPKGPGLLCALGDLVTDFRNEFARTYIRTFDQTTAEEVLRQLVELGNSARAWLSEQGVPPEQQQIRYQMDIRYHRQGFELPIDVDLDALAREGLEVVGRRFDEAHDRLYSFRLATVKEMVNLRAIGQSRSRPPEVPRLAMGGPDPSAARTGEQQIYYQGQFHTAVVYDRERLLAGNRIPGPAIVTEMDSTTLILPGYSAEVDTFGNLLIRPAGGT, encoded by the coding sequence ATGCCATATCGACTGGGTGTCGACGTAGGCGGCACGTTTACCGATCTCGTGCTGACAGACGACGCGAGCGGAAGGTTGTATCGGGCGAAGACCTCCTCCACTCCCGCCGACCAGTCGCTGGGCGTGCTGGAGGGGATCGAAAAAGTCTGTCGTATTGCCGGGATCAGCCCGAGCCAGATTGCGGAGATCCGCCACGGCACGACCGTCGGACTGAATACCGTTCTGACGGGGACGGGGGCGACGGTCGGCCTGATCACGACGAAAGGGTTCCGTCATATCCTGCGGATTGCCCGCTCCCGCACCCCCGGGCCGCTTGCGGGCTGGATCACCATGATCCCGCAAGATCCGCCCGCCTTGGTGGAAAACACCATCGAGGCTGATGAGCGGATGAGCGCCAAAGGCGAAGTGATCCGGCCGCTCAACGAAACGCAGCTATGGGAAGACCTCCAACGGCTGCTCAAGCGTTCAAAGATCGAAGCGATCACCGTCTCGCTCATCAACTCCTACGCCAATCCTGCGCACGAGCTTCGCATCCGCGACATCATTCGCGACCTTGCCCCTGACCTCCCGGTCACGCTGTCGTCTGAGATCCTGCCGGAGTTTCGCGAGTACGAGCGGACGCTGACGGCATCGCTCAACGCGTATGTCGCTCCCCAAGTCGGCCGCTACCTCGACTCGCTGCAGACGCGATTGCGGCAGCGGGGTGTGCCGGCCCGGGTCAGCCTGCTCCGCTCCGATGGCGGGCTGATGACCCTCGAGGCAGCGAAGGAGCGGCCAGTGAACGCGCTGGTCTCGGGACCGGTCGGCGGCGTCGCGGGCGCGCTGTTCGTTTGCCGGATGGCGGGCTACCACAACATCCTGACCATCGATGTCGGAGGAACGTCGACCGACGTAGCGCTGTGCATCAACGGCGAGCCCGACATTGGCCGTCAGACGGTGGTCGGGCAGTTCACCGTGCGGATCCCTGCCATGGAGGTGCGCACCGTCGGCGCAGGAGGGGGCTCGATCGCTCACGTTCCGGAGCTGACGCGCGCTCTGCGCGTCGGACCGCAGAGCGCCGGCGCCGACCCAGGGCCGGCTTGCTACCTCAAGGGTGGAACCGAGCCTACAGTGACCGACGCCAACCTCGTCCTCGGCTACCTGACGCCGAAACTGATCGGCGGCGAGATCATCCTCGACATCAACGCGGCGCGACGGGCGGTCCAGAAGATCGCGGACGCGCTGGGGCTGGACTTGTACCGCGCCGCCGAGGGGATCTTCAACGTCGTCAATGAGAATATGCTTGGCGCGCTCCGGCTGGTCTCCGTCCAGCGCGGCTACGACCCGCGCGACTTCGCCCTCGTGGCGTTCGGCGGCGCCGGCCCTCTGCACGCGAATGCCATCGCGAAAGTGCTTGGCTCCTGGCCGGTTATCATCCCCAAGGGACCTGGGCTCCTCTGCGCCCTCGGCGACTTGGTGACCGACTTCCGCAACGAATTTGCCCGAACCTACATCCGGACCTTCGACCAGACGACAGCGGAAGAGGTGCTGCGCCAGCTTGTGGAACTGGGGAACAGCGCACGGGCGTGGCTGAGCGAGCAAGGGGTCCCGCCAGAGCAGCAGCAGATCCGTTATCAGATGGACATCCGCTATCACCGGCAAGGGTTTGAGTTGCCGATCGATGTCGACCTTGACGCGCTAGCGCGGGAGGGGCTCGAGGTGGTCGGCCGCCGTTTCGACGAGGCGCACGACCGGCTGTACAGCTTCCGGCTTGCGACGGTGAAAGAGATGGTCAATCTTCGGGCGATCGGCCAGAGCCGCTCGCGCCCCCCTGAGGTGCCGCGGCTTGCAATGGGCGGTCCGGACCCGTCGGCAGCCCGAACAGGAGAGCAGCAGATCTACTACCAAGGGCAGTTCCACACTGCCGTGGTGTACGATCGTGAGCGTCTCCTCGCCGGCAATCGGATCCCCGGGCCCGCTATCGT